One part of the Candidatus Methylomirabilota bacterium genome encodes these proteins:
- a CDS encoding PQQ-binding-like beta-propeller repeat protein, whose translation MSRRPTLLTVVLLVSLAIQPAHAQQGPTQAELDAAASNAADWLLPNHDYGGQRFVDATEITRDNASRLRPACVFETHELRPFYTSPLVYRGIMYLTSSQSTIALDAATCQVQWRHDWTPKARRNWPQSRGVALKEGMLIRGTTDGYLLALDALTGRLLWERAAADADRGETFTMAPLIFEDLVIIGPAGNEVPVRGWVGAFRGATGEAVWRFNTRPAAGEPGAETWSLTEAVTGGGAVWTPMSLDPAAGLLFVAVGNPAPDFFGDVRQGANLYTNSLVVLDARTGQLVWHYQAVPHDLHDWDLTQVSPLFTAEVNGTPRRLVAVVGKDGLLHVLDRESHEHRYEVAVTRRENADVPPTLEGVRACPGPLGGVQWNGPAFNPGTNMLYVNSVDWCGTFKKAEELEHVLGRNYMGGRFVPDPAEPARGWLTAVDASTGAIRWRYRSPRPMLAAITTTSTDLLFTGELDGDFLVLDGRDGAVLYRFNTGAAMAGGVVTYQLAGTQYVAAASGATTYFWGTQLTSARVTIFALPSPGAD comes from the coding sequence ATGAGTCGGAGACCGACGCTCCTCACGGTCGTCCTTCTCGTCAGCCTCGCGATCCAGCCCGCCCACGCGCAGCAAGGCCCGACCCAGGCGGAGCTCGACGCGGCGGCCTCCAACGCCGCGGATTGGCTGCTCCCCAACCACGACTACGGCGGGCAGCGCTTCGTGGACGCGACGGAGATCACCCGCGACAATGCGAGCCGGCTGCGCCCCGCGTGTGTCTTCGAGACTCACGAGCTGCGCCCGTTCTACACCAGCCCGCTCGTCTACCGCGGGATCATGTACCTCACCAGCTCGCAGTCGACGATCGCCCTGGACGCGGCTACGTGTCAGGTTCAATGGCGGCACGACTGGACGCCCAAAGCCAGGAGGAACTGGCCGCAAAGCCGCGGCGTCGCCCTGAAGGAGGGCATGCTCATCCGGGGCACCACCGATGGATACCTCCTGGCGCTCGACGCGTTGACCGGCCGGCTGCTCTGGGAGCGAGCGGCGGCGGACGCGGACCGCGGCGAGACCTTCACGATGGCGCCGCTCATCTTCGAGGATCTCGTCATCATCGGCCCGGCCGGCAATGAAGTCCCGGTGCGGGGCTGGGTGGGCGCCTTCCGCGGCGCGACCGGTGAAGCGGTGTGGCGGTTCAACACGCGGCCGGCGGCCGGCGAACCGGGCGCCGAGACATGGAGCCTGACCGAGGCCGTGACCGGCGGCGGCGCGGTGTGGACGCCCATGTCCCTGGACCCAGCCGCGGGGCTGCTCTTCGTCGCGGTCGGCAATCCAGCACCGGACTTCTTCGGCGACGTCAGGCAGGGCGCCAATCTCTACACCAACTCGCTGGTCGTGCTCGATGCGCGAACCGGCCAGCTCGTGTGGCACTACCAGGCAGTCCCGCACGACCTGCACGACTGGGACCTGACGCAGGTCAGCCCGCTCTTCACCGCGGAGGTCAACGGCACGCCGCGGCGGCTCGTGGCGGTCGTAGGCAAGGACGGCCTTTTGCACGTGCTCGACCGGGAGAGCCACGAGCATCGCTACGAGGTGGCGGTCACCCGTCGAGAGAACGCCGACGTGCCGCCCACGCTCGAAGGCGTCCGCGCGTGCCCGGGCCCACTCGGCGGGGTCCAGTGGAACGGGCCAGCCTTCAACCCCGGGACCAACATGCTGTACGTGAACTCGGTGGACTGGTGCGGCACGTTCAAGAAGGCCGAGGAGCTCGAGCACGTGTTGGGACGCAACTACATGGGTGGACGGTTCGTCCCGGATCCAGCTGAGCCGGCCCGCGGCTGGCTGACCGCCGTCGATGCCTCGACCGGCGCGATCCGCTGGCGGTATCGTTCACCCCGCCCGATGCTCGCGGCGATCACCACCACGTCCACCGACCTGCTGTTCACGGGGGAGCTCGACGGCGACTTCCTCGTCCTCGACGGACGTGACGGCGCCGTGCTCTACCGCTTCAACACCGGCGCCGCGATGGCCGGCGGGGTCGTCACCTACCAGCTGGCCGGCACGCAATACGTCGCGGCGGCCTCGGGCGCCACGACCTATTTCTGGGGAACCCAGTTGACCTCGGCCCGCGTGACCATCTTCGCCCTGCCCTCGCCTGGAGCCGACTAG